The Streptomyces taklimakanensis nucleotide sequence CGCCGCCAGGAGAAGGTCCCCGGTGTCGTCTACGGCCACGGCGGCGACCCGGTGCACGTGGCCCTCCCCGGCTACGACCTGATGATGGCCCTGAAGAACTCGAACGTGCTGATCACGCTCGACATCGAGGGCCGTCAGGAGCTGGTGATCCCCAAGGCCGTCCAGCGTGAGGCCATCCGCGGCTTCCTGGTCCACGTGGACCTGCTCGTGGTGGAGAAGGGCGAGAAGGTCACCGTCGAGATCCCGGTGCACACCGAGGGTGACCTGGCCCCGGGCCAGCACCTGCTGGAGCACGTGCTGAACACGCTGTCGGTCGAGGCCGAGGCCACCCACATCCCGGAGTCGGTCACCGTCTCCATCGAGGGACTGGCCGCGGGCGACTCCGTCCTGGCCAAGGACATCCCGCTGCCCAAGGGCAGCAGCCTGGCCGTGGACGAGGACACCGTCGTCCTCAACGTGCTGTCGGCCCAGGCCTCGGAGCCCACCGAGGGCGAGAGCGCCGAGGGCGAGGGCGCCGGGGAGTGACCCCGGGCGGCGCTCCCGCCGCCGTTCCTTCCGGTTCCCTCCGGATCCCCGGCCGCCGTTCCGCCCCTCCGGGCGGGACGGCGGCCTTCCGGGCCCGCACCACCGTGCGGGCCCACACCCGTATCCGCCCCCGGCCGGCCCCGTCGCCCGTGGCGGCGGCCCGCCCCAGGAAAGGACGACGATGAGCGACGCCGACACCCCCTGGCTGGTGGTGGGCCTGGGCAACCCCGGCCCCCAGTACGCGGCGAACCGGCACAACGTGGGGTTCCTGGTCGCCGACCTGCTCGCGGAGCGGATCGGGGGACGGTTCAGGACCCACCGGGCCCGCGCGCAGGTGCTGGAGGGCCGACTGGGCGTTCCGGGGACGGGCAGCCGGCGCGTGGTGCTGGCCAAGCCGATGTCGTACATGAACCTCTCGGGCGGCCCC carries:
- a CDS encoding 50S ribosomal protein L25/general stress protein Ctc encodes the protein MADVKISAEIRKEFGKGASRRLRRQEKVPGVVYGHGGDPVHVALPGYDLMMALKNSNVLITLDIEGRQELVIPKAVQREAIRGFLVHVDLLVVEKGEKVTVEIPVHTEGDLAPGQHLLEHVLNTLSVEAEATHIPESVTVSIEGLAAGDSVLAKDIPLPKGSSLAVDEDTVVLNVLSAQASEPTEGESAEGEGAGE